A portion of the bacterium genome contains these proteins:
- a CDS encoding glycosyltransferase family 2 protein: protein MPSPSSIIIPAYNEEAAIASVIEQVRRARPGDEILVVDDASTDRTAELASAAGAHVIRHRHNLGYGGALKTGIRHAKHETVVFFDADDQFYPEDIGKLVEALGEADMAVGQRPEGSGALSRRSGKWFLYKVANYLVGYQIPDLNCGLRALRRDLAAQFLHLLPNGFSLTTTITLAAIRSGYLVNYLPIRLKDRTTGKSRVSIRDFFRTMLLIVRMIALFAPLRIFIPASAFLAAVAIPCLVYDIFHHDIGDTTVLLWLASMMLFFFGLLADTVALVSRQGSREISPPSAGEG from the coding sequence ATGCCCTCGCCGTCCAGCATCATCATTCCGGCCTACAACGAAGAAGCCGCCATCGCCTCGGTCATCGAGCAGGTCCGCCGAGCCCGGCCCGGCGACGAGATCTTGGTCGTGGACGACGCCTCGACCGACCGCACCGCCGAGCTCGCGAGCGCTGCCGGCGCCCACGTCATTCGCCATCGCCACAACCTCGGCTACGGCGGTGCGCTGAAAACCGGAATCCGGCACGCCAAGCACGAGACCGTCGTTTTTTTCGATGCCGATGACCAATTCTATCCCGAGGACATCGGCAAGCTGGTCGAGGCCCTTGGCGAAGCCGACATGGCGGTCGGGCAAAGACCCGAGGGCTCGGGCGCGCTCAGCCGCCGTTCCGGGAAATGGTTTCTCTACAAGGTCGCCAACTATTTGGTCGGCTATCAGATCCCCGACCTCAACTGCGGCCTGCGGGCCCTCCGCCGCGACTTGGCCGCCCAATTCCTCCATTTGCTGCCCAACGGCTTTTCCTTGACCACGACGATCACGCTCGCCGCCATCCGCAGCGGCTATCTGGTCAACTACCTGCCGATCCGCTTGAAGGACCGGACCACCGGCAAGAGCCGGGTCTCGATCCGCGATTTCTTCCGCACCATGCTGCTGATCGTGCGGATGATCGCCCTCTTCGCCCCCCTGCGGATTTTCATTCCGGCCAGCGCCTTCTTGGCGGCGGTGGCCATTCCCTGTCTGGTTTACGATATCTTCCACCACGATATCGGTGACACCACGGTCTTGCTTTGGCTGGCGTCGATGATGCTTTTCTTCTTCGGCCTTCTCGCCGACACCGTGGCCCTGGTCTCGCGCCAAGGCTCCCGCGAAATCTCTCCGCCCTCCGCTGGGGAGGGGTAG
- a CDS encoding PD-(D/E)XK nuclease family protein codes for MPLRLVYSASLVPCRDEAVEAVLRRHVDFKLRDSFRIVVPDLESRLDLERSLLADPRLGEVLIGKSLLTWPALIQNLLRELPSVRPAPSPALQRRALGAALIQAGLDWKLDLDSQRRLIRELQQILRQHGPGPAFNPGARLAQTWQRILAERFGAWTADEAAGRLWSALATRSWRELAEPREIFLLGFRIPDPAFLRGIQALLQNFPDLLLHLYLPPRDPLAGEEGRWLNWRDWLEEWAEGFEEWPASPAPARSLRVFPTVVHEAGHLLEQKPDEDFQLLVAGSGELGPQLEARFLLGLGLGPPSPHGSHAAFCAELLEAMGRDLAEAEASLEEFLAGKEELFRDFQSRLSRSGDAEGLRLLEAFLQKLKEQSAAQSLDPERREPSQWLEEIREEWLGLRLTSAAAKQLPWRRLDRPGMASPSRLWLAGLREGAVPAGTEAAFFDEEKPFALVSWEEKLGFDQVLRSARDSLLFSYSEFSLDGRPASPSPWLDHLIPSEAQRSESELPLRPWSRSAFWEENLRREAARRGPPLGADSGNLSGLGLEALLLEQMRAKPLSPTYLDNLAKCPWSFFARRHLKLAREPEEDLEIDPRRRGSLQHRLLEAAFADLIRGHFEKGARPSLAQVEASLERVYTALAAETMEQPSPIPPVLLRDQLERMREVARFLLSEEQECWTQAKQRLIPRHLEWGFGRGGVPPLEVELEDGRSLPLTGQIDRIDQSEDGRHFLLIDYKSSRSTDLAAELREGLSLQLWVYLRAVRQHLFTGAEALGGLYWDLKERSKNQGMVRRELYRDFTHRNNFAASKSIMKNEEYEKVGHRLEERLRSLLKRALSGDYSLDPEKCSGGYCDYFEICRYGNKPRN; via the coding sequence ATGCCGCTGCGCCTGGTCTATTCCGCTTCCCTCGTCCCCTGCCGCGACGAAGCGGTGGAGGCGGTCTTGCGCCGGCACGTCGACTTCAAGCTCCGGGACAGCTTTCGGATCGTCGTCCCGGACCTGGAATCGCGCCTCGACCTCGAGCGGAGCCTGCTCGCCGATCCGCGATTGGGCGAGGTCCTCATCGGCAAGAGCCTTTTGACCTGGCCGGCGCTGATTCAAAACCTGCTCCGCGAGCTGCCTTCGGTCCGCCCCGCGCCGAGCCCGGCTTTGCAGAGGCGGGCGCTGGGCGCGGCGCTGATCCAGGCCGGCCTCGATTGGAAGCTCGACCTCGACTCCCAGCGCCGCCTGATCCGGGAGCTTCAGCAAATCCTCCGCCAGCACGGCCCGGGCCCGGCCTTCAACCCCGGCGCCCGCTTGGCCCAGACCTGGCAGCGAATCCTGGCCGAACGCTTCGGAGCTTGGACCGCCGACGAGGCCGCGGGGCGGCTTTGGTCGGCCCTGGCGACTCGAAGCTGGCGCGAGCTCGCCGAGCCACGCGAGATCTTTTTGCTGGGGTTCCGGATTCCCGATCCGGCATTTCTCCGCGGGATCCAAGCCCTCCTCCAAAATTTTCCCGACCTGCTCCTCCACCTTTACTTGCCGCCCCGTGATCCGCTCGCCGGCGAGGAGGGCCGATGGTTGAATTGGCGGGATTGGCTCGAGGAATGGGCCGAAGGTTTCGAGGAGTGGCCGGCCTCGCCGGCGCCCGCGCGAAGCTTGCGGGTCTTTCCCACCGTCGTCCACGAGGCCGGCCATCTGCTGGAGCAGAAGCCGGACGAAGATTTTCAGCTCCTGGTCGCCGGCTCCGGCGAGCTGGGGCCGCAACTCGAAGCCCGCTTTCTCCTCGGCCTTGGCCTGGGTCCGCCGAGCCCCCATGGCAGTCACGCGGCCTTCTGCGCCGAATTGCTCGAGGCCATGGGAAGGGATTTGGCCGAGGCTGAAGCCTCCTTGGAGGAATTCCTGGCCGGCAAGGAAGAGCTTTTTAGGGATTTTCAATCGCGGCTTTCCCGTTCCGGCGACGCCGAGGGCCTGCGGCTCCTCGAGGCTTTTTTGCAAAAGCTGAAGGAGCAATCGGCCGCCCAAAGCCTCGACCCGGAGAGACGGGAGCCGAGTCAATGGCTGGAAGAAATCCGCGAAGAGTGGCTCGGGCTTCGCCTGACTTCAGCGGCGGCCAAGCAGCTGCCTTGGCGCCGGCTCGATCGTCCCGGGATGGCTTCGCCTTCCCGCCTATGGCTGGCCGGCCTCCGCGAGGGAGCGGTCCCCGCCGGCACCGAAGCGGCTTTCTTTGATGAGGAGAAGCCCTTTGCCTTGGTCAGCTGGGAGGAAAAACTGGGCTTCGACCAGGTCCTGCGCTCGGCCCGGGATTCCTTGCTCTTCAGCTATTCTGAATTTTCGCTGGATGGCCGCCCGGCCTCGCCTTCGCCCTGGCTGGACCACTTGATTCCCTCCGAGGCCCAACGGAGCGAGAGCGAGCTGCCTTTGCGGCCCTGGAGTCGATCGGCTTTTTGGGAGGAGAACCTGCGCCGCGAGGCGGCCCGCCGCGGCCCGCCGCTCGGCGCCGATTCCGGCAATTTGAGCGGCCTGGGCTTGGAGGCCCTGTTGCTGGAGCAGATGCGGGCCAAGCCCTTGAGCCCGACTTATCTCGACAACCTCGCCAAGTGCCCTTGGAGCTTTTTCGCCCGCCGCCATCTCAAGCTGGCGCGGGAACCCGAGGAAGATCTCGAAATCGATCCGCGGCGCCGCGGCAGCCTCCAGCACCGGCTTTTGGAGGCCGCCTTCGCCGACCTGATCCGCGGGCATTTCGAAAAGGGGGCCCGGCCGAGCTTGGCCCAAGTCGAAGCGAGCTTGGAGCGGGTCTATACCGCCTTGGCCGCCGAGACGATGGAACAGCCCTCGCCGATTCCGCCGGTCCTGCTCCGGGATCAGCTGGAAAGGATGCGCGAAGTCGCCCGCTTCCTTTTGAGCGAGGAGCAAGAGTGCTGGACCCAGGCCAAGCAACGGCTGATTCCGCGCCACCTCGAATGGGGCTTCGGCCGGGGCGGAGTTCCGCCGCTGGAGGTCGAGCTGGAGGACGGCCGAAGCCTGCCCTTGACCGGTCAGATCGACCGAATCGATCAGAGCGAGGACGGCCGCCACTTTCTCCTGATCGATTACAAGTCCTCGCGCTCCACCGATTTGGCGGCCGAGCTCCGCGAGGGGCTCAGTCTCCAGCTTTGGGTTTATCTGCGGGCCGTCCGCCAACATCTCTTCACCGGGGCCGAGGCCCTGGGCGGTCTTTATTGGGATTTGAAAGAGCGCAGCAAGAACCAGGGCATGGTCCGCCGGGAGCTTTATCGCGACTTCACCCACCGCAACAATTTCGCCGCCTCCAAGTCGATCATGAAGAACGAAGAGTACGAGAAGGTCGGCCACCGCCTCGAGGAGAGACTCCGCTCGCTGCTGAAGCGGGCCTTGAGCGGCGATTATTCGCTGGATCCGGAAAAATGCTCGGGCGGGTATTGCGATTATTTCGAGATTTGCCGCTATGGAAACAAACCGCGAAATTGA
- a CDS encoding UvrD-helicase domain-containing protein encodes METNREIEAPAPIDIEAAVHTLDRDAIVVANAGAGKTYLLVEHYFALLESGLDPAQLAAFTFTEKAAKELKERILKRLDSHPAFCELPDELLQEWRRKLLGASIGTIHQFCLQLIDAARPAGQRKAFKVVDEALEEMLRAERLRAFLRERFLAEDPDALRLLKAFGIGKLRELIFARVEMFYAEGRTAELPEAEPAEAGLLRSLESLARPFLEGLDRRKAELGWMSFSDMERRALELLSRPNEALRKFLKPLQHFLVDEFQDTSPVQIRLLQALRQARGPGSRPRLFAVGDPKQSIYRFRDVDRHLIAGTQEEILGDGGRRFDSAMNWRSAPVLLDLVNRYSAAAFPADLPSRPTRQADPAAFARLIELQAGEKKSSAEEQAEREAAAVSGAIAELLKETPAEEIAVLYRTSGAVEALIRVLQERGIPYCIRGGQNLFERQEIFDLHRLVYFLGNSKDDLSLVGVLRSPLFLLSDAALFFLGLDRSKAESFWEHLLKEETLSRLRSARPEEVEKFLACREELGRLMALTASQSPSRLLERLIRRGGWGELYALASGEEQRWLAIEQWLDWLKTLEEDEAPLTWAEVSRRLRETAELQPTKTPLGDLIAARGSVQLLTLHKAKGLEFDTVFMVGMNKTPKPDYPLLQRLGGQAALKVPDPREEKGLRPSPRYLAIQEIHKSEEAEENKRLLYVGLTRAKRRLFVVLQPGPGTKGTLQQLLRQSLGEDWVKWRGELPGGPEYPNYGHKEFTINSAAGPSPALGVTNAATVSELETFQVCPLKHHLAYRLQVPQEAAELRPPIEATAIGTLLHEALNLLHLAPERRPEEAIALALDSGPWAGDVELGTRLTESLRKYLDSDLYRGIAAAAEDYSELPFVLRLGGVDLRGQIDRLSRDSEGWHLIDFKYSDRPTSPKELLSAYGFQLKTYALAASRLLRSPIRRAQIHVLNRAEKHDFQFSEAQIEAHVRELEKLTASWAAKPDLGSIRWRPACAQCSFHRAVPLCPVPHGRSFRE; translated from the coding sequence ATGGAAACAAACCGCGAAATTGAGGCGCCGGCGCCGATCGACATCGAGGCCGCGGTCCACACCCTGGACCGTGACGCCATCGTCGTGGCCAACGCCGGCGCCGGCAAGACCTATCTCTTGGTCGAGCATTACTTCGCCCTGCTCGAGTCGGGCCTGGATCCGGCCCAGCTGGCGGCCTTCACCTTCACTGAGAAGGCGGCCAAGGAGCTCAAGGAGAGGATCCTCAAGCGTTTGGATTCCCATCCGGCTTTTTGCGAGCTGCCCGATGAGCTGCTCCAAGAATGGCGGCGCAAGCTCCTCGGTGCCTCGATCGGAACGATCCACCAATTCTGCCTTCAGTTGATCGACGCCGCCCGGCCCGCCGGCCAACGCAAGGCTTTCAAGGTGGTCGACGAGGCCTTGGAGGAAATGCTCAGGGCCGAGCGGCTAAGAGCCTTCCTTCGGGAGCGCTTCCTGGCCGAGGACCCCGACGCCCTCCGGTTGCTCAAGGCCTTCGGCATCGGCAAGCTCCGCGAATTGATCTTCGCCCGAGTCGAGATGTTCTATGCCGAGGGCCGGACAGCGGAGCTGCCGGAAGCCGAGCCGGCCGAGGCCGGGCTGCTTCGCTCGCTGGAAAGCTTGGCCCGGCCTTTCCTCGAAGGGCTGGACCGGCGCAAAGCCGAGCTCGGTTGGATGAGCTTTTCCGACATGGAGCGGCGGGCTTTGGAGCTGCTCAGCCGGCCGAACGAGGCCCTGCGCAAATTCCTCAAGCCGCTGCAACATTTCCTGGTCGACGAATTTCAGGATACTTCGCCGGTCCAGATACGCCTCTTGCAAGCTCTTCGCCAGGCCCGAGGCCCCGGCTCGAGGCCGCGCCTCTTCGCGGTCGGCGATCCCAAGCAGTCGATTTACCGCTTTCGCGACGTCGACCGTCATTTGATCGCCGGGACCCAGGAGGAAATCCTGGGCGACGGTGGAAGGCGCTTCGATTCGGCGATGAATTGGCGCTCGGCGCCGGTCCTGCTCGACTTGGTGAATCGTTATTCGGCGGCCGCTTTCCCGGCGGACTTGCCGTCGCGGCCGACCCGGCAGGCAGACCCGGCCGCCTTCGCCCGTCTCATCGAGCTTCAAGCCGGCGAGAAGAAATCGAGCGCCGAGGAGCAGGCCGAGCGCGAGGCGGCCGCGGTCAGCGGCGCCATCGCCGAGCTCCTGAAAGAAACGCCGGCCGAGGAGATCGCCGTCCTCTACCGCACCTCCGGCGCCGTCGAGGCGCTGATCCGGGTTTTGCAAGAGCGCGGCATTCCTTATTGCATCCGCGGCGGCCAGAATCTCTTCGAGCGCCAGGAGATCTTCGACCTCCACCGTTTGGTTTATTTTTTGGGCAACTCCAAGGACGATCTATCCTTGGTCGGCGTCCTGCGCTCGCCCCTCTTCCTGCTCTCCGACGCCGCCCTCTTCTTCCTCGGCTTGGATCGGAGCAAAGCGGAGTCTTTTTGGGAGCACCTATTGAAAGAGGAGACTTTGAGCCGGTTGCGCAGCGCCCGGCCCGAGGAAGTTGAAAAATTCCTCGCCTGCCGCGAGGAGCTGGGCCGCTTGATGGCTCTGACCGCCAGCCAATCCCCCAGCCGGCTCTTGGAGCGCCTGATCCGGCGCGGTGGCTGGGGCGAGCTTTATGCCCTGGCCTCGGGCGAGGAGCAGCGCTGGCTGGCGATCGAGCAATGGCTCGATTGGCTCAAGACGCTGGAGGAAGACGAGGCGCCCTTGACCTGGGCCGAAGTTTCGCGGCGGCTGCGTGAAACCGCCGAGCTGCAGCCGACCAAGACTCCCTTGGGCGACCTCATCGCCGCGCGAGGCAGCGTCCAACTGCTGACCTTGCACAAGGCCAAGGGCCTGGAATTCGACACCGTCTTCATGGTCGGGATGAACAAAACCCCGAAGCCCGACTATCCCCTCCTGCAACGGCTCGGCGGCCAGGCGGCCCTGAAGGTGCCCGATCCGAGGGAGGAGAAAGGCCTCCGCCCGAGCCCGCGCTACCTGGCCATTCAAGAGATCCACAAAAGCGAAGAGGCCGAGGAGAACAAACGCCTGCTCTATGTCGGCTTGACTCGGGCCAAGCGCCGGCTTTTCGTGGTGCTTCAACCCGGCCCTGGGACCAAGGGCACCTTGCAGCAGCTCTTGAGGCAGTCCTTGGGCGAGGATTGGGTGAAATGGCGCGGCGAATTGCCCGGAGGGCCCGAGTACCCAAACTACGGGCATAAAGAATTCACTATCAACTCCGCAGCGGGTCCCTCGCCGGCGCTCGGGGTGACAAACGCCGCTACCGTCAGCGAGCTCGAAACCTTCCAAGTTTGTCCGCTGAAGCACCACTTGGCCTATCGTCTCCAAGTTCCCCAGGAAGCCGCCGAGCTTCGGCCTCCGATCGAGGCCACCGCCATCGGCACCCTGCTCCACGAAGCCCTCAACTTGCTCCACCTGGCGCCGGAGCGCCGGCCCGAGGAGGCGATAGCTCTGGCCTTGGACTCGGGACCCTGGGCCGGCGATGTCGAGCTCGGGACTCGGCTGACCGAGAGCCTGCGAAAATATTTAGACAGCGACCTCTATCGCGGCATCGCGGCCGCCGCCGAGGATTACAGTGAATTGCCCTTCGTGCTTCGGCTCGGCGGCGTCGACCTTCGCGGCCAGATCGACCGTCTTTCCCGGGATTCCGAGGGTTGGCACCTGATCGACTTTAAATACAGCGACCGGCCGACCTCGCCCAAAGAGCTGCTCTCGGCTTACGGCTTTCAGCTAAAAACCTATGCCCTCGCCGCCTCGCGCCTGCTGCGGTCGCCGATCCGGCGGGCCCAGATCCACGTCCTGAACCGGGCCGAGAAGCATGATTTCCAATTCAGCGAGGCCCAGATCGAAGCCCACGTCCGGGAGCTGGAGAAGCTGACCGCTTCCTGGGCGGCGAAACCCGATCTCGGCTCGATCCGCTGGCGTCCGGCCTGCGCCCAGTGTAGCTTTCACCGAGCGGTGCCGCTTTGCCCGGTGCCCCACGGAAGGTCGTTTCGCGAATGA
- the gshA gene encoding glutamate--cysteine ligase has product MLHQISEHFLKNRQRIEEFFAQRAQGLKPLPYLSCDIRNSGRKIGVVDTNLFPAGFNNLCNSYSRITGRALRSYFEEQLPEVKSLILLVEEHTRNRFYLENVRRLSRLLEESGLKVGLAYLGQDLGEPQVEVDLGDGAPLVLYRLQVKEGRPWAGELAGDWILSNNDFSKGVPAEIESVAGRVSPSPQLGWHRRRKSRHFELLAGLTEEFARVVDLDPWLLQCDFESVTNVDLANASDVGRLADAVDRVLSRVGDRYRSYGVEESPYAFVKNEAGTYGMGLMEVMQSDEIRNMNRRDRNKLLSAKGGKKSDSFLVQEGIPTADFYSEYPIEPVIYMVGFQMVGGFFRMNAQRDAFTSLNARGMEFACLCMHKLSEPHEGAFLNCAEKENLVRMATVSARLAALAAAEEAKEL; this is encoded by the coding sequence GTGCTGCACCAGATTTCGGAACACTTTCTCAAAAATCGCCAACGGATCGAGGAATTCTTCGCCCAACGGGCCCAGGGCTTGAAGCCCCTTCCCTATTTGAGCTGCGACATTCGGAATTCGGGCCGCAAGATCGGCGTGGTCGACACCAATCTTTTCCCGGCCGGCTTCAACAATCTCTGCAATTCCTATTCGAGGATCACCGGCCGCGCCCTCCGGTCTTATTTCGAAGAGCAGCTGCCCGAGGTGAAAAGCCTGATTCTGCTGGTCGAGGAGCACACCCGAAATCGCTTCTACCTCGAGAACGTCCGGCGCCTGAGCCGTCTGCTCGAAGAGAGCGGGCTCAAGGTCGGCTTGGCCTATCTCGGCCAGGATTTGGGCGAGCCCCAGGTCGAGGTCGACTTGGGCGACGGGGCGCCCTTGGTTTTATACCGGCTCCAGGTCAAGGAAGGCCGGCCTTGGGCCGGGGAGCTGGCCGGCGATTGGATCCTCTCGAACAACGATTTTTCCAAGGGCGTGCCGGCCGAGATCGAGTCGGTCGCCGGTCGGGTCTCGCCCTCGCCCCAGCTTGGCTGGCACCGGCGCCGTAAGAGCCGCCATTTCGAGCTGCTCGCCGGCCTGACCGAGGAGTTCGCCCGAGTCGTCGACCTCGACCCTTGGCTCCTGCAATGCGATTTCGAGTCGGTGACCAATGTCGATCTGGCCAATGCCTCCGACGTCGGCCGGCTGGCCGACGCGGTCGACCGGGTCCTGTCAAGGGTCGGCGACCGTTATCGGTCCTACGGCGTGGAGGAGTCGCCCTATGCCTTCGTCAAGAACGAGGCCGGGACCTACGGCATGGGCCTGATGGAGGTCATGCAGAGCGATGAGATCCGAAACATGAACCGCCGCGACCGGAACAAGCTGCTCAGCGCCAAAGGCGGCAAAAAATCGGATTCCTTTTTGGTCCAGGAAGGGATTCCCACCGCCGACTTCTACAGCGAGTACCCGATCGAGCCGGTGATCTATATGGTTGGGTTTCAGATGGTCGGCGGATTCTTCCGGATGAACGCCCAGCGCGACGCCTTCACCTCGCTCAACGCCCGAGGGATGGAGTTCGCCTGCCTTTGCATGCACAAGCTCAGCGAGCCCCACGAGGGAGCCTTCCTCAACTGCGCCGAAAAAGAAAATTTGGTCCGCATGGCGACGGTCAGCGCCCGCCTGGCCGCCTTGGCCGCGGCCGAGGAAGCTAAAGAGCTGTAG
- the dksA gene encoding RNA polymerase-binding protein DksA yields the protein MNKKDLKKFKDILLERRKAITQLNESLSEQSVVFDPNDLPDEVDLASSETDQAINLKLRDRERILLRKIDKALKKIEEGEYGVCESCGEDIGVKRLEARPVTDLCIRCKEEEERREKAYAEE from the coding sequence ATGAACAAAAAAGACCTGAAGAAATTTAAGGATATCTTGCTGGAGCGGCGCAAGGCGATCACTCAGCTCAACGAATCTCTCAGCGAGCAATCGGTGGTCTTCGATCCCAACGACCTTCCCGACGAGGTCGATCTCGCCAGCAGCGAAACCGATCAAGCCATCAACCTCAAGCTCCGCGACCGCGAACGCATCCTTCTCCGCAAGATCGACAAGGCCCTCAAAAAGATCGAAGAGGGCGAGTATGGAGTCTGCGAATCTTGCGGCGAGGACATCGGCGTCAAGCGCCTCGAAGCCCGGCCGGTCACCGACCTATGCATCCGTTGCAAAGAAGAGGAAGAGCGGCGCGAGAAGGCCTACGCCGAGGAATAA
- the purU gene encoding formyltetrahydrofolate deformylase, which yields MANADNAILLIVSPDKPGLVSAVSEFVYKHNGNIVDSDQHTDVETGTFLMRLEWEMGGFNLDRTQLQQELDKLAARFNMEHSLHFRDERCRMAILVSKYRHCLYDLLVRRELGEIDVDIPLILSNHADLKEVAGHFGIPFEVVPVTEATKAEAEKKQLQLLRDHRIDLVVLARYMQVLSPSFVAAYPNAIINIHHSFLPAFIGGKPYHQAYSRGVKLIGATSHYVTAELDNGPIIEQSVARVTHRDRVEDLVRKGRDQEKLALAYAVRMHIQRRILTYNNKTVVFE from the coding sequence GTGGCCAACGCCGATAACGCGATTCTACTCATTGTTTCGCCGGACAAGCCGGGACTGGTCTCGGCGGTTTCCGAATTCGTTTACAAGCACAACGGCAACATCGTCGACTCCGACCAGCACACCGACGTCGAGACCGGCACCTTCCTGATGAGGCTGGAGTGGGAAATGGGCGGCTTTAACCTCGACCGGACCCAGCTTCAGCAAGAGCTCGACAAGCTCGCCGCCCGCTTCAACATGGAGCATTCGCTTCATTTTCGCGACGAGCGCTGCCGAATGGCGATCCTGGTCTCGAAATACCGCCATTGTCTGTACGATTTGCTGGTCCGCCGGGAGCTTGGCGAGATCGACGTCGACATTCCGCTGATCTTAAGCAACCATGCCGATCTCAAGGAGGTCGCCGGTCATTTCGGCATCCCTTTCGAAGTGGTTCCGGTCACCGAAGCGACCAAAGCCGAAGCCGAAAAGAAGCAGCTCCAGCTGCTGCGCGATCACCGGATCGATTTGGTGGTCCTAGCCCGCTACATGCAGGTCTTGAGCCCGAGCTTCGTCGCGGCCTACCCCAACGCGATCATCAACATTCATCACTCTTTTTTGCCGGCCTTCATCGGCGGGAAACCCTATCATCAGGCCTATTCGCGCGGCGTCAAGCTGATCGGCGCCACCAGCCACTACGTCACGGCCGAATTGGACAACGGGCCGATCATCGAGCAGAGCGTCGCCCGGGTCACCCACCGCGACCGGGTCGAGGACTTGGTCCGCAAGGGCCGCGATCAAGAGAAATTGGCCCTGGCTTACGCGGTGCGGATGCACATCCAACGGCGGATCCTCACCTACAACAACAAGACGGTGGTATTCGAATAA